The Rattus rattus isolate New Zealand chromosome 8, Rrattus_CSIRO_v1, whole genome shotgun sequence genome contains the following window.
TAGCTGAAAGTCTCCCAGGTCTACAGCAGCACCTGCCATTTATCTGTCCTATAGAAAGCTTACTTGATAGGTAAGTTATCAATCGCAAGTGTTAAAGTTATACTAAAAAGCATTATTGTGTCACTACCGAATGCTTATATGTCTTATTTTTAGAACTGTATTCATTTTAGTTATTCAAATTCCTTAGGCCTTGACCATGGGGAAGTGAAAATTAACACTACATCAAAATTCCATGTCACCCAATTCTAAATGGTTCACTTGAAGAAAACAGCAATAAATGATGAGTTAGGGGGTGGGGTCTTATGTCCTTCTGGTACATTAATACAGTGAATAAGAAAATTAGTATCGTAGGCCTTTCCAAAAATTAAACCATGGAATCATCACATAATCCCCTCCTAAAGGATTCTAAGTCAGCGTACCACAAATATTTATCCATAGTGATTACCATACTATTTGTAATGACCAAAATAAAGAGTCAGCCTAGATGCTTATCAGTAGATGAATAaagtcacacatatacatatacatacatacacatatacatagacacatgcatacatacatatacacacataccctctctgtctctctctaacacgcgtgcacgcacacacacatacatattttattcagaaaaaagaGTGAAATTGTGTCATTTGTAGAGGATGGATGAAATTAGACAGTATCACGTTTAAAAATCCAAGCCAGGCTGAATgtagtggtacacatctttaatcctagtactttggGAGGCGGAGAacgatggatctctgtgagtctgctGACAACTTGGCCTACATAGCAAGCTAaaggccagccagccagggaggTATAGTAAAACAtctaaaaaacaacaaccacaaacacaccaacaaccaaccaaacaaactaaaacaatataaacaaacaaacaaataaaacagagagagagacaagagtcagagagagtgtatgtgtcagtgtatgtCTGAGTAAGCAAGAGTCAGACAGAAGATACAAGCCAGAGTCCCAAAGACAAACATCCTTGTTatgtagtagtaataataataataataataataataataataattgtgtatatgtgtgtaatctagatttaaaaaacatGTCTATATAAAGTGAAAAAGTAGGCCCAGCTATTCTGGGTACTATTCAAAACCAGCGGGAAGAGAGAGGGTGGTAGACAAGAGGATCCCAGTAGATGAACTGAGAGGAAAGGACTTGATGTGCAAGTATGTCAGTGTCACAATGCAATGTGTCACTTTGTCTGctattctaaaattttaagttGTTGTGACCATTGTTCTATTGGTCTaaactatatgtatgtatatatattatatatgtatataatatatattatatatgtgtgtgtgtgtgtaaatcatatatatggtatgtgtgtggtgtgtgtggtaggtaggtagatatgcATAAAACTAGAAACtataaagagaaagcaaatgcaGTTAATTTCAGAGCTGAGATAAAAAAGTTTTCTAAAACCCAATAATCACATAGAAAATCACTATGATCCAGAGTCACTCCTTAGTGACAGAGAGAAGCACTGGGTGTAAGACAAAACCTGAAGGCTCTCAGCTCGCTTCTCAAGAAAAAGGCGTCTAAGGAAGATTATGATAATCCTAGAATGCCACCAAACAGTGTCTCCTACACATGTAGACCCAAGAATGATTTGCCCTCGTCTTGAAAGTATTTGGGAAGACTTAGACGAGTATCTATTTACTGAAACTGGTGATCCTGACAATCTTTTCAACTGGTGGGTACACAGAGCTGCTATTAAACCTTAAGGGTCCAGAACATGTCCCTGAAAACAGGTGTCATTCAACTCCAAACATTAGCTTGCTACTTTTATGAAGCCTTGGAATACAGGTGATGACAGCTCGGTTCATTCCTCTACATTAGTTATTTGCCCAGATTGACAGGTTGCCTAGAGTtcttgtggttgttttgtttttattaattcctgTTTACTTATGCATATTCCTTTTAattgaaagaaactaaaatttcaaaagacatgatatacatatgtgaaaaagCCATAGAACAGTTCATCGTTTTACTGAGCATTTTCCCACGTACTCTACAGAAGGAATTTCTAGGTCTTTGCTCATAAAAATCTAAACAagcactggagagatgtctcagccgttacgaccactggctgctcttccaggtgaCCTGGgatccattcccagaacccacatggggcTCAGAACTCtctttaacttcagttccaggggatctgacactgtcacacacacatacatgcagtcaaatcaccaatgcacatgaaataaaaataaacaaacctttaaaaagataaacagtTCCATGGGATGCTAGATATTTACATTGTATAATTTAACACCATATGTTCTTTGGaaaaacattttgattttaaaaaaggtGATGTAAAATctgtaagaggaaaaaaattgtaGCTGAGAGGCAGAATAGAGGGACAAGTTAGAGAAGTTTATGCCTTACAGTGAGCGTACGTGACCAAGAGGCCTCACATGATTGGCTACTGCACTGGTCGGTAGGAGTAGAGCGTCTTACAATAGAGCGCTCAGATTCCACACTTAGAACAGGCACCCTAGGAATACTTAAGTGTAGCAATAGTGGCAGAATTCTTGTATATGTTATGGAACATTACATACGTGTATATATGTTTCTTAAATTTAGATTctacaaaagagagagaataaatgtattTGCCTTTGTGCATCTGGCTTGTGTCTCATGTGGTGGTATCTAGTTTCATACATATTCCTATAAATGATTTCATGCTAATTTATGGCTGAATAAACCTCTATTGTTTATAAGACACACacatgtctatatctatatccatattaATTATAAGTGTAtctaaattcatatatatataatgtctatatatatatgtgtgtgtgtgtaaaattttcttcatttatctgtTGGTTGGTAGTTGTCTAGGCTGATTCCACACCTTGGCTACTGTCAATACTATAACAATCAACATGGgtgtttatttttcattccttctAATTAGAAGCAGGTATAAACCACAGGTACTGCATGAAAAGTCTTAAACCTCAGGGACACAGAACTTCTGGGTGGAGAGGTCACTTGGCAGGTGTCTTGGATAATTCCACATGACCTGCTGATACCTTCACTCTATGAAGTTGAAAATCAATCGTCTTGCTCCTGTTTCAGGACCTCCAGAACCTACTGGACACCCTGCACTCCAGACTAACTACCAAGGTCCCCAGTCTGGTTATCCCGGGCCTCAGACTGGCTACACAGTCTCAACTGCTGGACATGAAAGTTATGCTGCAGCGCGGCTTCCTACTCAAAATAATCAGACTGTAGTGCTTATAAACACCCAGTGGATGCCAGCACCGCCACCTCTTCTGAACTGCCCACCTGGACTGGAATACTTAAATCAGGTCAGTCTGTATACTCAGAactcacaaagaaataaagactgTATTTCTACTTCTAATGAACAACAAATGATTCATTCAGCAAAGCATGACATCTTCCTCTGTGCCTGCCAGGTACTTATaattccccccccaccccccgatgAGGTTCACTTTTTAAGCAGAATATCAAAGTGTGAGATCATTgtgttttctgttcctgtgaatTTAGCCTGTGATAGCAGGCAATGGCCAGGATAAATTAAACATTATTCTAGTCATCCTCCCTAGTTCAATCCTTATGAGAAATCTGTGATATGTGGGCAAGATAATAATTATCACCGTTCTTTTGGGGAGTAGAAGCTACTGTCAAATGAAAAACTGCTTTGTTCAGGCTCAAAAACCATGGAAGAGTCATTGTGATTTCCTTTTCAAATGTGGACTTTAGTACTGAGCACAAACACTTTTTACCCCAAAGCCCTGGTGTAAAGAATAATTTATCAGTTATTATCTTTAAGTGGTAGCTAACAAAGAGTAAGTGTTTCATACATGTAGGTTTATACACTATAAAGCTGTTATTATTCATTAGAAAGTTTAGTATTATAAATGTGTCCAGTGAGGAAAGTATGAGGTCTGTTGGGCTTATAGTTCAGTGATAATTAATTTCAACAGCATGAAGTTCAATAAGAGCTCATAGTAACTCAGGGTGAAGTACATAAATCAGTGAAGTAAAGAGGGACATGGGGTACCCCCAATCCAGGAACACACGCAGATGACCCTGTGGTAGCTAAGTTGTCTCCAGTCCGTCTGGCACATATGAAATAGCACTCAAACAGCAGACTCGGAAATTTCAGTCATTGTAAATTCCCATCCCTAAAGAGGACATCTTTCTTGGCTGGCAATACCCCTATCAGCCAAAGCTCGGGGTCAATTGCACacgaaggagacagaaagaagggagacGCCTGAGAATAAGTAGGGGAGTTGTGGAATGTAGGCTTCTGGGTGTGGTGTAATTGGGAACGCGAAGATGCACCCAGATCCGATTACCTACAAATGCCTGAAGAAGGAGAAGCTGGGCAAACCCCTCCACTGAAGCTGGAACAGCTCCCGAGACCTCATCCCTAACTTTTGATACCTGCCGAGGAAGGAgactgtttcttctttaagagtaTGGTCACGGATAGACTTCCCAGGCTCCTGTGGATAACCCAACACCTATGTACACACAGGCTGTACTAATTGGACTTTGTGGAATatttaaacataagaaaaaaagagaagattttgatctttaaaaaataccCTGGAATATGCATAATTGAATctaggcaaaaataaaatattaagggaAGTTATCACTTACAATAAATGATAGCATcctataaattgtttttaaatatatacctaCCTTTTTGACCAATCCTGTCTTCTAAAAAGACCactgttttgtaattttatgggAATTCCATTATAAATCAACTTTGTATGAGCTAAAATTTTTCGTTTTGAGATGAACAATTTAGACACACCTGTgctgggtctggagaaatggatcaggAATTAAGAGCAGTTCctagtcttgcagaggacccaggcttggttgcacatacacacacacgcacacacacacggctacTTACAACCATCTTTATCCACAGTTCTGGTGAACCTGTGTCCCACTTCCTGTATCTCCAAGTACTAGTTACAAGTGGCACACTTACattcatgtaggcaaaacattcatatacataaaaataaatgtattttaaaataaataatcaccattaaaatataaaaatgtagtgctgcataaaagaaatgtaattgtgaaatattaataatattaaggATTGATAGCCCATTCCATGAATCTATATTTTTTACAGATAGATCAGATTCTGATTCATCAGCAAGTCGAACTTCTAGAAGGTGTGTATCCATCGTGATAACGGTATttgtagaaatagaagcagttcaTCCTGTCAGATGCCTCTTCTACAGTGGTCTTCTGTGGAAGGTTCAGCTGGGAGGTCACAGATATCTCTGTtcacaagaaaagaaattgtgGACATATTCTCCTGTCCACTTTGGAGAAGTAGGAGCCAAAACTTCCTGGGCTGGAAGTGTGTACCCATGAGATCTCACTGTGTTTAGAAAGGAAATAGCcaactttctctctcttactctaCGTGCACTAAAGTAACCTAGCCCTTCCCTTGACTTCTACCCCTTAGTGACTCTCTATCAGTGTGTGACCTGCTTGAGACTTGCCAGAACCTCGAGTAGTGGTTCAGCTCccatagtgagtgtgtgtgtgtgtgtgcatattcctcaaactattgattgtgtgaatatatatatatatatatattcttcaaacGATTGGTTAAATCTTTCACAGACTATAAACAGAACAATCACTCTGTAAGCACCAAAGGAATGCTCTGCTATATAAGTTGGCTGGACATTTATCCTCATATCTAGCTTTACCTGTTCTCTCAGCACTGGATGACCATAGAAATTAAAGCCCCTTGTGACAGAGTCCATGGTGGAGAAGATTCAGCTTGCTTCCTTAGGAAGTCTTGTCCCTTCTgccctgaatattttttctcctttcccattgCCATTTCCTGAGTCCAGATCATCTCTGCACTGTCTGTCTCCCCTTTCTACTGTACCTTGTAGGCTCGGGCACACCATCCCCCTGCTACCTTAGGAGAGAATCACTATTCCTCAAAAAGTGGTAAGGGTgatttttcctgtatgttttcagTCTTAACAGGCTttgaaacaaataataaatttgaaatcaAGAACAGCCTTGGGCAGATGGTTTATGTTGCGGTGGAAGATACTGACTGCTGCACTCGAAATTGCTGTGAAGCATCTAGACCTTTCACCTTGAGGATCCTGGATCATCTGGGTCAAGAAGTCATGACTCTGGAGAGACCCCTGAGATGCAGTAGCTGCTGCTTCCCCTGCTGCCTCCAGGAGGTTGGTGTGAAGTTCCCATAGTAGCTTGAAAAAAAGTTTAACAAGAGTTTTCAATTATGGATTAAACCTGGATGGGATGGCTATGGTTACATtaaatgtgtactctttgcttttgTAGATAGAAATCCAGGCTCCTCCTGGAGTGCCAATAGGTTACGTGACTCAGAATTGGCACCCATGTCTGCCAAAGCTTACGCTTCAGAATGACAAGAAGGAGGATGTTCTAAAAGTTGTTGGTCCATGTGTTGCATGCACCTGCTGTTCAGACATTGACTTTGAGGTAAGAAATATAATGCCTCAGGGATTAGGCATATTATAAAAGGATGTGTTTTCGTGACATGAAAAGAACATATTCCTATAGGACAGTAGTATTGCATTCCCTAAATAGTGTGACTTGATATGTACACAGCTCAcgaatgatcatttcattattcAGAGCAAAGGTTATTACTCTGATTACAGATTATAGAGTATGCTCAGAGACATGCCGAAAGAGGTCAattcaaatacataaatgtataaaaaggaaaagaaaaaatttccagCATTTAAGAATTTTAGAGATTTTGCTTGTGAATTGGCTGAATGTCTCTACTATTTGCTATGCAAATATAAGAACCTGGATCTGGATCGCAGCATCCTTACGAAACCCCAAGTGTTTAGGTTTGTACCTCTAATCTCAATTtgggggaatgggggaaggaggcTACCTAGGGCTGTTGGCCAACCTAATTCTAATTTGGCCAACCAATTTCTAATTCAATAAGAAATAGTCAGGCTCAGGCAGGAGAGACCTGGTATCAAATAACAAGATAGAAAGTGCTAGAAGACACCTAACTTTATCCTTTGGCCTCCATACCCAcataagtatacacacatacaaacatacacacagagaggagagggcgAGAGAGCACTCTGTTAACATGgcattattcattttatatctaaGCATAACCAAGACTCTTAGACCCTTATACTCCCAGGCCCTTATTCTTTGTGTTCTTAATCTGCATTAAAGATACacattttattattcagaattcCTATCAAAACCCCACTGGTATAATGATAGTTTCAATGTGGTAAATATAGAAGAcacatcttctttcttctctagTATTCCATTTTCTAATTTCCATTACCCAGAGTGAACTGTGGTTTGAATATCTGGAATAGAAGATCCCTGAAATAAACAGGGCTTAAGTTATAAATTACTCACTAGTCCCAGTAGTGTGACTTAACCTCAGGCTATCCTGTTCCACCTGCCTGAGTCTGAGTCACCTTCCCAAACACCCTTCACAGTGTCTATCACAGAAGCCCATTATTAGGGTTCAGTCACAGAAGTGTGACCTTGTGCTCTCTCACTTCAGTGATCAGTCTTTATACCATAGCCCAAAGCAGTTACATGACCTGGGCAGCCTTTATCTCAGTTCATCTCACTACCTAGCACTGTTCAACTCACttgatcgagagagagagagagagagagagagagagagagattaaactCTTGAGAGAGACACCCATTCTTGTAACTTTCATCATAAAGTATtagtatatttttctgttttacttataAGTTTTTCTAAATAATTCAGTTCTCCAGATTTATAAAATAATCTCTGTAACAGAAATACATTAATAGGACATGATTTTACATACATGGATCTCAGTAATGTCTGCATTTGTAGGCCTCTTCCAGGGTCTTGGCCCATGTGACCCTTGCataagacatacatatatacattctgtATATACATTCAGAGTTCTGCTTCTCTCAGCCGTGATAAATCCTTGCAGTAATTTAAGCATTGGAATTTAAATATGTCTGACATTATAAGATTTCTACAACAAATGGCCTGGCCAGCTTTGCTGCTCTATTTTTACTGGCAAGTATTTAAAGAATGGgggatgttttaaatttataattcatGTCTtacttttcttggaaaattgtaaCAATGAGAAACTCAACTCAACTTCCACACAGAGAAAATACTCCCAAGGATGAATAGAGCTATCCCTTTGTGGGAAACTCATCCCCAGGGCTCTGGaggtttctgttttccagttttagtttgtttttactgactccccctcctcctttcataCTGACTGGGTTCCTCTGTGAATCTGGGTGTGTGAAGGTGGATTTTCCCTTCTTCCAGAATCCATGGTCTTATGGGATgagctgaaatttaaaaaaaatacaagtaacagagaaatgtatgtatgatatgtacTGATAAAAATACATATGAATATTTGTATTGATAATTCTTTACACAGCAAACTATGCTTCTATGAGTCATGAGGTAGTTTTAGTTAGTTTCAAGATATAATCTATTGCTCTTTTAAAATCAAGGAACAGCATTAAGTGAAATTTTGTTGGCATGtgcttaatttaataaaaaacttGAAGTTTTGTGATATTCTTAGTGATTTTAAGTTTAATTGTACCATCTGTCTGCATGAATGCCTTCAAATACCCAATGCCTTAAATGGGATACAACCATTATTGTATGTTTAGAATGATTACATCTAGGTTTTGTCTTTGACAGACCTTAGAAACTCCCACTTGTTCCATTTCTTATTGAAGCTGTGATGGTAATGTTCATATCTTGGAAACGGGAAATCGTACTAGAAGCCACTAACAATAACAGGAGAACTCTGAGTTATGCTGGGCCACTCATTTGGAGATGAACTTTCCTTGTTCAGATGTCCTGTTTAAAAATCTGCCTGGGCTCTGAATTGGAGCTTTTACAGtcaaaggtgcttgctaccaagcctgagcCTCAGAGTTTTATCCATAGGACAAGcatgatagaagaagaaaaatgacatccCCAAGTTATGTTCAGACTTGTGCACCTACACCAAGGTGTAAaagtttgcacacacacacatacacacacacacactcacacaaacacacacacgcaaacacatgcacacacacacatacacacacatacacacacactcacacaaacacatacacacacatacacacatgcaaacacatgcacacacacatacacacacatcacacaaacacatacacacaaacacacacacacacacacacacaaacacacacacacacatacacacacacacacacacacacacacacatacacacacacacacacacatgcaaacacacatagacacacacacacgcacacacacacacatgcacacacacacacacatgcacacactcacacacacacacatacacacacactcacacaaacacatacacacacatacacacacaaacacatacacacatacacacacaaacacatacacacacacacacacacacacacacacatacacacacacacaccatacccttAAAAAATTCTCAAGTTTAGGCAGAAATCCTTCTGTTCTAGTTACTTTGAAGTGTAGTTTACAATTTACATTTCTGATCTTTACCAATAAAATTACATGTACATCCGAAATAAAATTTGGTTTGTTTAGCTTTAAGTTTTTGCTTTGTAAAAACCGGTAAATTTTCTTATGTTCATCTGTGGGGTATTGGGTTTATGATGCTGGAAAATTGCTACTTTGTGTCCATCATATactttatatttcaaaaaaaatgtatgaTGATTTATGACTGGTCATAAATGTTTAAATGACAGCTATTGCATCTAAAATGCAGAGTGATAGAGCAGCTTATTGCAATGTCTGTCATATCTGATAGAACTGTAAGGGTTTGTGACTTCAAAAAGACAGCACTGTTTTCATATATGGCCATTAGATCAGCCACGTTTCTGGGCATTGATGAGGCTCATGTAGATATCTCTATCTTGTATCGTGCAGTGACCTCCCATCTGCTCAAGAAAAGTGTGTTTTAGGGCTGCAGCCACAGCATGTTGTGTGATACTGTTCACTGGATGCACATGCAGTCCAAGCCAGTTGAATACTCAAGTCCTC
Protein-coding sequences here:
- the LOC116906827 gene encoding phospholipid scramblase 2 isoform X1 — its product is MQMETPRSGMYLPAGYAPQYPPAAFQAPVSGPPEPTGHPALQTNYQGPQSGYPGPQTGYTVSTAGHESYAAARLPTQNNQTVVLINTQWMPAPPPLLNCPPGLEYLNQIDQILIHQQVELLEVLTGFETNNKFEIKNSLGQMVYVAVEDTDCCTRNCCEASRPFTLRILDHLGQEVMTLERPLRCSSCCFPCCLQEIEIQAPPGVPIGYVTQNWHPCLPKLTLQNDKKEDVLKVVGPCVACTCCSDIDFEIKSLDEVSRIGKITKQWSGCVKEAFTDADNFGIQFPLDLDVKIKAVMLGACFLIDYMFFEGCE
- the LOC116906827 gene encoding phospholipid scramblase 2 isoform X3, producing the protein MQMETPRSGMYLPAGYAPQYPPAAFQAPVSGPPEPTGHPALQTNYQGPQSGYPGPQTGYTVSTAGHESYAAARLPTQNNQTVVLINTQWMPAPPPLLNCPPGLEYLNQIDQILIHQQVELLEVLTGFETNNKFEIKNSLGQMVYVAVEDTDCCTRNCCEASRPFTLRILDHLGQEVMTLERPLRCSSCCFPCCLQEIKSLDEVSRIGKITKQWSGCVKEAFTDADNFGIQFPLDLDVKIKAVMLGACFLIDYMFFEGCE
- the LOC116906827 gene encoding phospholipid scramblase 2 isoform X2, with the protein product MQMETPRSGMYLPAGYAPQYPPAAFQGPPEPTGHPALQTNYQGPQSGYPGPQTGYTVSTAGHESYAAARLPTQNNQTVVLINTQWMPAPPPLLNCPPGLEYLNQIDQILIHQQVELLEVLTGFETNNKFEIKNSLGQMVYVAVEDTDCCTRNCCEASRPFTLRILDHLGQEVMTLERPLRCSSCCFPCCLQEIEIQAPPGVPIGYVTQNWHPCLPKLTLQNDKKEDVLKVVGPCVACTCCSDIDFEIKSLDEVSRIGKITKQWSGCVKEAFTDADNFGIQFPLDLDVKIKAVMLGACFLIDYMFFEGCE